A genome region from Streptomyces antimycoticus includes the following:
- a CDS encoding substrate-binding domain-containing protein, which yields MRQKVTAVVALGLLLTTVGCDTQARREMAAEKKSSEQGPPPPAEVARSCTVRGHAPKIGIVPINLQALFFNQINTGARTVAREAGVKTQIVNGNDDSATQANAIDDLVANHYDAIIVDAVDTEGIKPAIRRAKAAGVPVVAVDATVDDPAVSVQVGVGNAEGGRRIGEALLKTAGNRGGIGVVAALNSTIQNERQKGFTDAVTAKGMKIQNVVDGRNIQENAQTAAENLLTRDPGLKYAYATGEPALIGLSAAVVSQHRTKDLKVVGWDLSSQAVDGLRAGWITGVLQQNTFRFGYEAMNSAIDLACGRTARKNVPVATQLVTPDNVKNYLYYLEK from the coding sequence ATGCGCCAGAAAGTGACGGCCGTGGTCGCGCTGGGCCTGCTGCTGACGACCGTCGGCTGCGACACCCAGGCCCGCCGCGAGATGGCGGCCGAGAAGAAGAGCTCCGAACAGGGCCCCCCGCCGCCCGCGGAGGTCGCCCGCTCCTGTACTGTCCGCGGCCACGCTCCGAAGATCGGTATCGTGCCCATCAACCTCCAGGCGCTGTTCTTCAACCAGATCAACACCGGCGCCCGGACCGTGGCCCGCGAGGCCGGAGTGAAGACCCAGATTGTCAACGGCAACGACGACTCCGCCACGCAGGCCAACGCCATCGACGACCTGGTGGCCAACCACTACGACGCCATCATCGTGGACGCGGTCGACACCGAGGGCATCAAGCCCGCCATCCGCCGGGCCAAGGCGGCGGGCGTGCCGGTCGTCGCCGTGGACGCCACCGTCGATGACCCCGCGGTCTCCGTACAGGTCGGCGTCGGCAACGCGGAAGGCGGTCGGCGGATCGGCGAGGCCCTGCTGAAGACGGCCGGCAACCGCGGGGGGATCGGCGTCGTCGCCGCGCTCAACAGCACCATCCAGAACGAACGGCAGAAAGGTTTCACCGACGCCGTCACCGCCAAGGGCATGAAGATCCAGAACGTGGTCGACGGCCGCAACATCCAGGAGAACGCCCAGACCGCCGCCGAGAACCTGCTCACCCGCGACCCCGGCCTGAAGTACGCCTACGCCACCGGCGAGCCCGCCCTGATCGGCCTGTCGGCCGCCGTGGTCAGCCAGCACCGCACCAAGGACCTCAAGGTCGTCGGATGGGACCTGTCCAGCCAGGCCGTCGACGGACTGCGGGCCGGCTGGATCACCGGTGTGCTGCAGCAGAACACCTTCCGGTTCGGCTACGAGGCCATGAATTCCGCAATCGACCTGGCGTGCGGCCGCACCGCCCGTAAGAACGTGCCCGTCGCCACCCAGCTGGTGACCCCGGACAACGTCAAGAACTACCTCTACTACCTGGAGAAGTGA
- a CDS encoding TenA family protein, producing the protein MALPVSRSERLLKATAPVMEQALRMRFVAEVTAGTISHADYADYLEIEAAFVDTATRLHGLAVWGAPDRTALERNARAVHALTTTQADYFREARAAWPVPARPGAARRAEVLSRYALDAAREGGYPAVMTMLFAAESLYLTWCTRAHERGAVPDGAMSAWVALHADQAFRDGVRALAAEVDALPDDIPQERLTRWFAGMLEAEIAFHDAVFG; encoded by the coding sequence ATGGCTCTCCCGGTGAGCCGGTCCGAGCGGCTCCTGAAGGCCACCGCCCCGGTCATGGAACAGGCACTGCGCATGCGCTTCGTCGCCGAGGTCACGGCCGGCACGATCAGCCACGCCGACTACGCCGACTACCTGGAGATCGAGGCCGCGTTCGTGGATACGGCCACCCGGCTGCACGGACTGGCCGTGTGGGGCGCCCCGGACCGGACGGCGCTGGAGCGCAACGCCCGCGCGGTCCACGCGCTGACCACCACCCAGGCGGACTACTTCCGCGAAGCCCGCGCCGCCTGGCCCGTCCCCGCCCGGCCGGGCGCCGCCCGGCGGGCCGAGGTGCTGTCGCGGTACGCACTCGACGCGGCGCGGGAAGGCGGCTACCCGGCCGTGATGACCATGCTGTTCGCCGCGGAGAGCCTCTACCTCACCTGGTGCACCCGGGCACACGAACGCGGCGCCGTCCCCGACGGCGCGATGAGCGCCTGGGTGGCGCTCCACGCCGACCAGGCGTTCCGGGACGGGGTACGGGCGCTCGCGGCGGAGGTCGACGCCCTGCCGGACGACATTCCCCAGGAGCGGCTGACCCGCTGGTTCGCCGGCATGCTGGAGGCGGAAATCGCCTTCCACGACGCGGTGTTCGGTTGA
- a CDS encoding sulfite exporter TauE/SafE family protein has translation MTALNLALIAGAVVGLTLGALGGGGSVLAVPALIYLLGFTPAAATTASLIIVTATSLTALYAHARAGHVRWKAGAAFAAAGILPAAAAGTAATHMPQAVLTLAFAATAILAAVHMLRPADTGRPGSGDVRPGKAAGAGAGLGTLTGLLGVGGGFLAVPALITVLAFEMEAAVGTSLLVITVNSLASLATRSGAAVSLDWALIGPFIATAILGAWDGKRMAAKVSGPRLQRIFAVVLLAVAVFMLADAVT, from the coding sequence GTGACCGCCCTGAACCTCGCCCTGATCGCAGGAGCCGTCGTCGGCCTGACGCTCGGCGCCCTCGGCGGCGGCGGCAGCGTCCTGGCGGTGCCCGCCCTGATCTACCTGCTCGGCTTCACCCCCGCCGCGGCCACCACCGCCAGCCTGATCATCGTCACCGCCACATCTCTGACCGCCCTGTACGCGCACGCCCGGGCCGGGCACGTGCGATGGAAGGCCGGAGCGGCATTCGCAGCCGCCGGGATTCTTCCGGCGGCTGCCGCTGGAACCGCCGCCACCCACATGCCCCAAGCCGTCCTCACCCTCGCCTTCGCCGCAACAGCCATCCTCGCCGCCGTCCACATGCTCCGGCCTGCTGACACCGGCCGCCCCGGGAGCGGCGACGTACGGCCGGGCAAGGCAGCCGGGGCCGGTGCCGGCCTGGGCACGCTGACCGGACTACTCGGTGTGGGCGGCGGCTTTCTCGCCGTCCCCGCCCTGATCACCGTCCTGGCCTTCGAGATGGAGGCCGCAGTCGGCACCAGCCTGCTGGTCATCACGGTCAACTCGCTGGCCTCCCTGGCCACTCGCTCCGGCGCCGCCGTCTCGCTCGACTGGGCGCTGATCGGCCCGTTCATCGCAACCGCGATCCTGGGCGCCTGGGACGGCAAGCGCATGGCCGCGAAGGTCTCCGGGCCCCGCCTGCAGCGCATTTTCGCGGTGGTCCTCCTGGCCGTGGCCGTCTTCATGCTTGCCGACGCCGTGACGTGA
- a CDS encoding class I SAM-dependent methyltransferase — MTTPDSIEPARFWEDRYRKCGRVWSGQPNELLVREAGNLTPGSALELGCGEGADALWLASWGWQVTAVDISTTALRRAAVRAIELGLSAQVTFQHFDLGQTFPSGSFDLVAAQYLQSPVALDQTAILRLAARAVAPGGTLVIVMHAGWPTWSTAAQQPADVVFPTLEGLLTTLALPPTWKVDTLASVQRPAPSSEGRPGTRTDHVWRLTRTT; from the coding sequence ATGACCACACCTGACAGCATCGAGCCGGCCCGGTTCTGGGAGGACCGCTACCGCAAGTGCGGACGCGTCTGGAGCGGTCAGCCGAACGAGCTGCTGGTCCGCGAAGCGGGCAATCTGACACCGGGAAGTGCACTGGAGCTGGGCTGCGGCGAGGGCGCGGACGCCTTGTGGCTGGCGTCCTGGGGCTGGCAGGTGACCGCTGTCGACATCTCCACCACAGCCTTGCGGCGGGCCGCCGTCCGCGCGATCGAGCTGGGCCTGTCCGCGCAGGTCACCTTTCAGCATTTCGACCTCGGGCAGACGTTTCCCAGCGGCAGTTTCGACCTCGTCGCCGCGCAGTACCTGCAGTCACCGGTCGCTTTGGACCAGACGGCCATCCTGCGGCTGGCGGCCCGGGCCGTCGCACCGGGCGGCACATTGGTCATCGTCATGCACGCCGGATGGCCGACCTGGAGCACCGCCGCGCAGCAGCCCGCCGATGTCGTCTTCCCAACCCTGGAGGGCCTGCTGACCACCCTTGCCCTGCCTCCCACCTGGAAGGTGGACACCCTTGCCAGCGTCCAGCGGCCCGCCCCCTCATCCGAGGGGCGCCCCGGCACCCGCACCGACCATGTGTGGCGCCTGACCCGCACCACCTGA
- a CDS encoding ABC transporter permease has product MSADTAIRTTAVPGRPPGRWQRANKATLAMLGVGVALFLGFGIAAPNFLTFTNLANLATQVAITLIVAVAMTFVISTGQIDLSVGSILAFTATCTAEMLQAGWDSSVVIVVALLAGLFWGAVNGWLSAYRKIPPFIVTLATMSVVRGLAQLWTKGFSVPIDARLFVAKLGDASFLGLSALAWIALATVAVGAVLLSKLPFGSYVNGIGSQEESVRRAGVNTARIKMITLMLTGVAAGIAGLLTAARLGSGSANSGQGFELTVIAAVVLGGTNLFGGRGTVLGTVIGALITGVIANGLNLLGVSPFLTPIVTGLVLLAAIWLNLRGRAMADLFAHLTGRS; this is encoded by the coding sequence ATGAGCGCCGACACCGCGATACGCACCACCGCCGTACCGGGCCGGCCCCCGGGCCGCTGGCAGCGCGCCAACAAGGCCACCCTGGCCATGCTCGGCGTGGGGGTCGCGCTCTTCCTCGGCTTCGGTATCGCCGCCCCCAACTTCCTGACCTTCACCAATCTGGCCAACCTGGCCACCCAGGTGGCGATCACCCTGATCGTGGCGGTCGCCATGACCTTCGTGATCAGTACCGGGCAGATCGATCTGTCCGTGGGCTCGATCCTCGCGTTCACCGCCACCTGCACCGCCGAGATGCTGCAGGCCGGCTGGGACTCCTCCGTGGTGATCGTCGTGGCGCTGCTCGCCGGGCTCTTCTGGGGCGCCGTCAACGGATGGCTGTCGGCTTATCGGAAGATCCCCCCGTTCATCGTCACCCTCGCCACCATGTCGGTCGTCCGCGGTCTGGCACAGCTGTGGACCAAGGGGTTCTCCGTCCCCATCGACGCCCGGCTCTTCGTCGCCAAGCTCGGCGACGCCTCCTTCCTCGGGCTGTCCGCACTGGCCTGGATCGCCCTGGCCACGGTCGCCGTCGGAGCGGTCCTGCTGTCGAAGCTGCCCTTCGGCTCCTACGTCAACGGCATCGGCTCCCAGGAGGAGTCGGTACGACGGGCGGGGGTGAACACCGCCCGGATCAAGATGATCACCCTGATGCTGACCGGTGTGGCCGCCGGTATCGCCGGGCTGCTCACCGCGGCCAGGCTCGGCTCCGGCTCCGCCAACTCCGGACAGGGCTTCGAACTCACCGTGATCGCCGCGGTCGTGCTCGGTGGCACCAATCTGTTCGGCGGCCGGGGCACCGTACTCGGCACCGTCATCGGCGCCCTCATCACCGGAGTCATCGCCAACGGCCTCAACCTGCTGGGTGTGAGCCCGTTCCTCACCCCCATCGTCACCGGACTGGTGCTGCTCGCCGCGATCTGGCTCAACCTGCGCGGCCGGGCGATGGCCGACCTGTTCGCCCACCTGACGGGCCGCTCATGA
- a CDS encoding ATP-binding cassette domain-containing protein produces MGESALVSLRGITKSFGAVRSLRGVDLTLAPGEVLGLVGDNGAGKSTLMKVLAGAVQHDSGQISIDGRDVRFTSPADARRERVGIVYQDLALCDTLDVASNLFLGREPRKGPFIDRATMHAQAAETLSELHVRVKSTYQEIGELSGGQRQAVAIARAVSFRPRVLILDEPTAALAVAEVRQVLKMIRDVAAQGVGVILITHRLQDLFEVCDRITVMYEGRSVEDAPISDLDIERLVAMITRSGATNGGPGTQEVA; encoded by the coding sequence ATGGGCGAGAGCGCGCTGGTCTCCCTGCGAGGAATCACCAAATCATTCGGCGCCGTCCGCTCGCTGCGCGGCGTCGACCTGACCCTGGCCCCGGGCGAGGTGCTCGGCCTGGTCGGCGACAACGGCGCCGGAAAGTCGACCCTGATGAAGGTCCTGGCCGGAGCGGTCCAGCACGACAGCGGGCAGATCTCCATCGACGGCCGTGACGTCCGCTTCACCAGCCCCGCCGACGCCCGCCGTGAGCGGGTCGGCATCGTCTACCAGGACCTCGCCCTGTGCGACACCCTCGATGTGGCCAGCAATCTGTTCCTCGGACGTGAACCGCGCAAAGGCCCCTTCATCGACCGCGCGACGATGCATGCCCAAGCGGCCGAAACCCTCTCCGAATTGCACGTCCGGGTGAAATCCACCTACCAGGAGATCGGCGAGCTGTCCGGAGGGCAGCGGCAGGCCGTGGCGATCGCCCGTGCGGTGTCGTTCCGCCCGCGCGTACTGATCCTGGACGAACCCACCGCCGCCCTCGCCGTCGCCGAGGTCCGGCAGGTGCTGAAGATGATCCGCGATGTCGCCGCCCAGGGCGTCGGCGTCATCCTGATCACCCACCGGCTGCAGGACCTGTTCGAGGTCTGCGACCGGATCACCGTGATGTACGAGGGACGCAGCGTCGAGGACGCCCCGATCTCCGATCTCGACATCGAACGGCTCGTCGCCATGATCACCCGATCCGGCGCCACGAACGGCGGGCCCGGCACCCAGGAGGTGGCCTGA
- a CDS encoding helix-turn-helix domain-containing protein: protein MPITPTDDQLVHDTEAVLGSVGPRLRDARRARRMTLADVAERSGISISTLSRLEGGQRRPNLDLLLPLAHVYRVALDDLVGAPPTGDPRVHVRPIRNNGTTFVPLTRGGAPVEAFKMVLPPLRIAPKPSLRRHGGYEWLYVLTGAIDLTLGTATTRVSAGEAAEFDTRIPHALSSAAHDAAAEVLALFSTSGERLHVRQC, encoded by the coding sequence ATGCCCATCACGCCGACCGACGACCAGCTCGTTCACGACACAGAGGCCGTGCTCGGCTCGGTCGGGCCCCGTCTGCGCGACGCCCGCCGAGCCCGCCGCATGACGCTCGCGGACGTCGCCGAACGCAGCGGCATCTCCATCAGCACCCTCTCCCGCCTGGAGGGCGGCCAGCGCCGCCCCAACCTGGATCTGCTGCTGCCGCTGGCCCACGTCTACCGGGTCGCCCTGGACGACCTGGTCGGAGCCCCGCCCACCGGTGACCCTCGTGTTCACGTCAGGCCGATCCGCAACAATGGCACCACGTTCGTCCCTCTCACGCGCGGTGGAGCGCCCGTGGAGGCGTTCAAAATGGTTCTCCCGCCCCTGCGGATCGCCCCGAAGCCCTCACTGCGCAGGCATGGCGGTTATGAATGGCTGTACGTCCTGACCGGTGCCATCGACCTCACCCTCGGCACCGCGACCACCCGCGTGAGCGCCGGCGAAGCCGCGGAATTCGACACCCGCATCCCCCACGCCCTGAGCAGCGCCGCCCACGACGCGGCAGCCGAAGTCCTGGCCCTGTTCTCCACCAGCGGCGAACGGCTCCACGTCCGCCAGTGTTGA
- a CDS encoding phosphotriesterase family protein gives MAAARAALRLPRPLCARRHRRDAGRPARVRRRRGGTIVDVTPAGLGRDPAALRTLSEDSGVRVVMGSGWYLEPYHPRPLSPADERPLAVALLAEFTEGADSTGIRPGVIGEIGVSPRFTEGEHTALRAAARTQRETGVPLYVHLPGWQRRAHEVLDLVLGEYGVAPAAVVLCHMDPSHADPDYQRSVADRGVWLEFDMIGMPFHYPGEGQSPAPHETARAIAGLIAHGHGDRLLLSHDVFLKSMLTAYGGNGFRYVPELFLPRLVEHGVPRQATAGLLHTNPARLFEHAAAS, from the coding sequence CTGGCTGCTGCGCGAGCGGCCCTACGCCTGCCTCGACCACTGTGTGCTCGACGACACCGAAGGGATGCTGGCCGACCTGCGCGCGTTCGCCGCCGCCGGGGCGGCACGATCGTCGACGTCACCCCGGCCGGACTGGGCCGCGACCCGGCGGCGCTGCGCACGCTCTCCGAGGACAGCGGCGTACGTGTGGTCATGGGCAGCGGCTGGTACCTGGAGCCCTACCATCCCCGGCCACTGTCACCGGCGGACGAGCGCCCGCTTGCCGTCGCACTGCTGGCCGAGTTCACCGAGGGAGCCGACTCCACCGGGATCCGGCCGGGCGTCATCGGCGAGATCGGGGTCTCCCCGCGGTTCACCGAGGGCGAGCACACCGCGCTGCGCGCCGCCGCGCGCACCCAGCGCGAGACCGGTGTCCCGCTCTACGTCCATCTGCCCGGCTGGCAGCGCCGCGCCCATGAGGTCCTCGACCTGGTACTGGGCGAGTACGGGGTGGCGCCGGCCGCCGTGGTGCTGTGCCATATGGACCCCTCGCACGCCGACCCGGACTATCAGCGGTCGGTGGCCGACCGCGGCGTCTGGCTCGAATTCGACATGATCGGCATGCCGTTCCACTACCCCGGCGAGGGGCAGTCCCCGGCACCCCATGAAACCGCGCGCGCGATCGCCGGGCTCATCGCCCACGGACACGGCGACCGGCTGCTGCTCAGCCACGACGTGTTCCTCAAGAGCATGCTCACCGCCTACGGCGGCAACGGCTTCCGCTATGTGCCCGAGCTGTTCCTCCCCCGCCTCGTCGAGCACGGCGTGCCCCGGCAGGCCACCGCGGGCCTGCTGCACACCAACCCGGCCCGGCTGTTCGAGCACGCCGCCGCGTCCTGA
- a CDS encoding carbohydrate kinase family protein → MIVFCGYANIDLTVGVPALPAPGDRVQATAVRQGHGGMAANASAAAARAGADAWFAGVVGPEPRSTAFLAALAADGVRTDWTARNGTLTTAVVLLTPDGERAVISQDDELDARHITRTVRAAREAGADWLYLDGYRFPEAAAALAEAAADAPPGTPGPGLVVDLDGCDRAEAMRTALSAADHAVVGRPLAVALLGGEPALVRAAADMDVHLVVTDGSRGWTLLTPAGERHDGPAIEVDTVDATGAGDCFTGAYCAELDRGRSPLEAARFAAVAAGLSCTRPGARDGLPDRRAIDSWLAAHPTPETPEPTRTR, encoded by the coding sequence GTGATCGTCTTCTGCGGGTACGCCAACATCGACCTGACCGTCGGTGTGCCGGCGCTGCCCGCTCCCGGTGACCGCGTGCAGGCGACCGCCGTCCGCCAGGGCCATGGCGGGATGGCCGCCAACGCCTCGGCGGCTGCGGCCCGTGCGGGCGCCGACGCGTGGTTCGCCGGTGTGGTCGGACCGGAGCCGCGGAGCACGGCGTTCCTCGCCGCACTCGCCGCCGACGGGGTCCGTACCGACTGGACCGCCCGCAACGGCACCCTCACCACCGCCGTCGTGCTGCTCACCCCGGACGGCGAACGCGCCGTCATCAGTCAGGACGACGAGCTGGACGCCCGGCACATCACCCGTACGGTACGGGCCGCGCGCGAGGCCGGGGCCGACTGGCTCTACCTCGACGGCTACCGCTTCCCCGAGGCCGCCGCCGCGCTGGCAGAGGCCGCCGCCGACGCCCCGCCCGGGACGCCCGGACCGGGCCTGGTGGTGGACCTCGACGGCTGCGACCGGGCGGAGGCGATGCGCACCGCGCTGTCCGCGGCCGATCACGCCGTCGTCGGCCGGCCGCTGGCCGTCGCGCTGCTGGGTGGAGAACCGGCCCTGGTCCGGGCCGCCGCCGACATGGACGTCCATCTGGTCGTGACCGACGGTTCGCGCGGCTGGACCCTGCTGACCCCGGCCGGTGAACGCCACGACGGTCCGGCGATCGAGGTGGACACGGTCGACGCCACGGGGGCCGGAGACTGTTTCACCGGCGCATACTGCGCCGAACTGGACCGGGGCCGGTCCCCGCTGGAGGCGGCGCGCTTCGCCGCCGTCGCCGCCGGACTGTCCTGTACCCGGCCCGGCGCCCGTGACGGGCTGCCCGACCGGCGGGCCATCGACTCCTGGCTCGCGGCCCACCCCACTCCCGAAACCCCGGAGCCGACCCGCACCAGGTAA
- a CDS encoding RNA-guided endonuclease InsQ/TnpB family protein, with translation MAEAHVKRAYKYRFYPTGAQAAELSRTFGCVRKVYNMALAARTEARTRQERVNYNATSAMLTAWKKTEELAYLNEVSSVPLQQCLRHLQAAFTNLFGKRARYPRFKSRKKSRASAEYTTSGFRYRDGELTLAKMTEPLDIVWSRPLPEGAAPSTVTVSQDAAGRWFVSFLVEDPTVEPLSATDTAIGIDVGLDHLLTLSTGEKVANPRYGRRDRVRLARAQRELSRKAKGSANRVKARLKVAPVHARITDRRRDHLHKLTTRLVRENQTLVIEDLTVRNMVRNRKLARAISDASWAEFRGMLEYKAAWYGREVIAVDRFFPSSRLCSDCGTLQTKMPLHVRTWTCDCGVTHDRDVNAAKNLLAAGLAVSACGAGVRPQRRTPGGQSAVKQEPQRATVGIPRL, from the coding sequence ATGGCTGAGGCTCATGTGAAGCGGGCGTACAAGTACCGCTTCTATCCGACCGGTGCGCAGGCGGCCGAGCTGTCGCGCACGTTCGGATGTGTCCGGAAGGTCTACAACATGGCGCTCGCGGCCCGTACCGAGGCACGGACACGGCAGGAGCGCGTCAACTACAACGCCACGTCGGCGATGCTGACGGCGTGGAAGAAGACCGAGGAGCTGGCCTACCTCAACGAGGTCTCGTCAGTGCCGCTCCAGCAGTGTCTGCGGCACCTCCAAGCGGCGTTCACCAACTTGTTCGGCAAGCGGGCCAGATATCCGCGCTTCAAGTCGCGGAAGAAGTCCCGGGCGTCGGCTGAATACACCACATCCGGGTTCCGGTACCGGGACGGGGAACTGACCCTGGCGAAGATGACCGAGCCGCTGGACATCGTCTGGTCCCGGCCCTTGCCCGAGGGCGCGGCGCCGTCCACGGTGACGGTGTCGCAGGACGCGGCCGGACGCTGGTTCGTGTCCTTCCTCGTCGAGGACCCGACAGTTGAGCCGCTGTCCGCCACCGATACGGCGATCGGTATCGACGTCGGCCTGGACCACCTTCTGACTCTGTCCACCGGGGAGAAGGTCGCCAACCCCCGCTACGGGCGCCGGGACCGGGTTCGCCTCGCCCGCGCCCAGCGGGAACTGTCCCGCAAGGCCAAGGGGTCCGCGAACCGGGTCAAGGCCCGGCTCAAGGTTGCCCCCGTGCACGCCCGGATCACTGACCGGCGCCGCGACCACCTGCACAAGCTGACCACTCGTCTCGTGCGTGAGAACCAAACGCTCGTGATCGAGGACCTGACCGTGCGCAACATGGTCAGGAACCGGAAGCTCGCCCGCGCGATCTCGGATGCGTCGTGGGCCGAGTTCCGCGGCATGCTGGAGTACAAAGCCGCCTGGTATGGCCGCGAGGTGATCGCGGTCGACCGCTTCTTCCCTTCCTCCAGGCTGTGCTCTGACTGCGGCACCCTGCAAACCAAGATGCCGCTGCATGTCCGTACCTGGACGTGCGATTGCGGCGTGACCCATGACCGCGATGTGAACGCGGCGAAGAACCTTTTGGCCGCCGGGCTGGCGGTGTCGGCCTGTGGAGCCGGTGTAAGACCTCAACGGAGAACTCCGGGCGGGCAGTCGGCTGTGAAGCAGGAACCCCAGCGGGCGACCGTTGGAATCCCCCGCCTTTAG
- a CDS encoding glutamine amidotransferase has product MSRVLIAGESWISQSTHIKGVDSFTTSAYVTGVEPLRRALEGRGHEVTHLPAHLVPEQFPGDAEALARYDVVILSDIGANSLQLSPEVFERGTPGADRIDALRGWVGDGGGLLMVGGYLSFTGFEGKAAYRNTALHEVLPVELLPEDDRVELPAGGRPSAVGTGHPALGGVTGEWPPLLGYNRVRPRPGAEVLATLGGDPLVAVAEYGAGRSAVFTSDCSPHWAPVAFCEQWDGYARVFGGLVEWLSR; this is encoded by the coding sequence GTGAGCCGCGTCCTGATAGCCGGTGAGAGCTGGATCTCCCAGTCCACACACATCAAGGGGGTCGACTCGTTCACCACCAGTGCCTATGTGACCGGAGTCGAGCCGTTGCGCCGGGCGCTGGAGGGCCGCGGGCACGAGGTCACGCACCTGCCCGCGCATCTGGTACCCGAGCAGTTCCCGGGCGACGCCGAGGCGCTCGCCCGCTACGACGTCGTCATCCTCTCCGACATCGGGGCGAACTCCCTCCAGCTCTCCCCCGAGGTGTTCGAGCGGGGTACGCCGGGGGCCGACCGGATCGACGCACTGCGCGGATGGGTCGGCGACGGCGGCGGGCTGCTGATGGTCGGCGGCTATCTCTCCTTCACCGGTTTCGAGGGCAAGGCCGCCTATCGCAACACCGCGCTGCACGAGGTGCTGCCGGTCGAGCTGCTGCCCGAGGACGACCGCGTCGAACTCCCCGCGGGTGGCCGCCCGTCGGCCGTCGGCACCGGCCATCCCGCCCTCGGCGGGGTGACCGGCGAATGGCCGCCGCTGCTCGGCTACAACCGCGTCCGGCCACGTCCGGGCGCCGAGGTCCTGGCCACCCTGGGCGGCGACCCCCTGGTGGCGGTGGCCGAGTACGGCGCGGGACGGTCGGCGGTGTTCACCTCCGACTGCTCCCCGCACTGGGCGCCCGTGGCGTTCTGCGAGCAGTGGGACGGCTACGCCCGGGTCTTCGGCGGACTCGTCGAATGGCTCTCCCGGTGA
- a CDS encoding rhodanese-like domain-containing protein has protein sequence MENRHVVIIPIEIDEEKESAYLDAWRDAADVMAAQPGFIRTYMFRTIVPGSKFSLVNVAEWESTAHWEEAMNVCPMMGQQIAVAHASNYEAIWTVLPATKQGPGSGNGHTPAELSPVETRRRVVDGELTLVDVREDDEWAAGHPAGALHAALSTLPASLSELPDGPLAFVCRTGKRSAQAGTQAFRAGRSSVYSVTGGLEAWQASGLPVTLPEREDSVNNGDRLKAAVRED, from the coding sequence ATGGAAAATCGCCATGTTGTGATCATTCCGATCGAGATCGACGAGGAGAAGGAAAGCGCGTATCTCGACGCCTGGCGGGACGCCGCAGACGTGATGGCAGCTCAACCCGGTTTCATTCGGACGTACATGTTCCGCACGATCGTTCCGGGGAGCAAATTCTCTCTCGTCAACGTGGCGGAATGGGAGTCCACAGCTCACTGGGAAGAGGCGATGAACGTCTGCCCGATGATGGGACAACAGATAGCCGTCGCCCACGCCTCGAACTACGAGGCGATCTGGACGGTCCTGCCCGCCACGAAGCAGGGCCCGGGCTCCGGCAACGGTCACACGCCCGCTGAACTGTCTCCCGTAGAGACACGTCGCCGCGTCGTGGACGGGGAACTCACGCTGGTCGATGTCCGTGAAGACGATGAATGGGCAGCGGGTCACCCAGCGGGCGCCCTCCACGCCGCGCTCAGCACGTTGCCGGCCTCGCTGTCAGAATTGCCTGACGGCCCACTGGCCTTCGTATGCCGCACGGGCAAACGCAGCGCGCAGGCCGGCACCCAGGCGTTCCGCGCAGGCCGGTCCTCCGTCTACAGCGTGACGGGCGGCCTTGAGGCATGGCAAGCGTCAGGGCTGCCAGTCACTCTTCCCGAGCGCGAGGACTCGGTGAACAACGGCGACCGTCTCAAAGCTGCCGTACGTGAGGACTGA